A window of Longispora fulva contains these coding sequences:
- a CDS encoding TetR/AcrR family transcriptional regulator has translation MTTSSVDSKGAATRALILETAMRLFQERGYGKTTMRAIAEAAGVSVGNAYYYFASKEQLIQGFYDRLQADHLVAARQALAGETDLARRLGVVLKTWLDVAEPYHQFAAQFFVTAADPASPLSPFSSDSKEARDASIEIQVEAVYGATTKIDGKLRETMPELAWLGMMGLVLYWIHDTSPGRAQSYKLVDQCVPILSKVVKLSRYPIAKAMIREVAEICLEHGISPRIPKPPARPEASAK, from the coding sequence GTGACGACAAGCAGTGTGGATAGCAAGGGTGCCGCCACCAGGGCCCTGATCCTCGAGACGGCGATGCGGCTCTTCCAGGAGCGCGGCTACGGCAAGACGACGATGCGCGCCATCGCCGAGGCCGCCGGGGTCTCCGTCGGAAACGCCTACTACTACTTCGCGTCCAAGGAACAGCTCATCCAGGGCTTCTACGACCGGCTGCAGGCCGATCACCTGGTCGCCGCACGCCAGGCCCTCGCGGGAGAGACGGACCTGGCGCGGCGGCTCGGGGTGGTGCTGAAGACGTGGCTGGACGTCGCGGAGCCGTACCACCAGTTCGCGGCGCAGTTCTTCGTCACGGCCGCCGACCCGGCCAGCCCGCTCAGCCCGTTCTCCTCGGACTCGAAGGAGGCCAGGGACGCAAGCATCGAGATCCAGGTCGAGGCGGTGTACGGCGCGACGACGAAGATCGACGGGAAGCTGCGCGAGACCATGCCGGAGTTGGCGTGGCTGGGCATGATGGGCCTGGTGCTGTACTGGATCCACGACACCTCGCCCGGCCGCGCGCAGAGCTACAAACTCGTCGACCAGTGCGTGCCGATCCTCAGCAAGGTGGTCAAGCTGAGCCGGTATCCGATCGCCAAGGCGATGATCCGCGAGGTGGCGGAGATCTGTCTGGAGCACGGGATCAGCCCGCGGATCCCGAAGCCGCCGGCCCGGCCGGAGGCTTCGGCGAAGTAG
- a CDS encoding sialidase family protein, with protein MTVLLAIGTGKGLFLATSDDRHTWELTGPHFPMTGVYSVAIDTRAGRPRLLVGVDSSHFGPSVATSDDLGATWQEPDAAPIAFPADTGEALRRVWQLTPGTEPDVVFAGTEPSALFKSADGGRSFELVRALWDHPHRPQWGAGFGGQAIHTVLPHPTDPASMLVAMSTGGVYRTGDGGASWAPSNTGIKAYFLPDPWPEFGQCVHKVSRHPDRPEQFFAQNHHGVYRSDDAGATWQSIAEGLPSDFGFAMVNHPHRPGVIYNFPLEADAKRWPVGYRARVYRSENEGQTWSELGAGLPETAHYGTVLRDAMCCDDAPTAGVYFGTRNGEVYGSADEGDTWGLVASHLPDVLVVRAASWA; from the coding sequence ATGACTGTGCTCCTCGCGATCGGTACCGGGAAGGGGCTGTTCCTCGCCACGAGCGATGACCGGCACACCTGGGAGCTCACCGGCCCGCACTTCCCCATGACCGGGGTGTATTCGGTCGCCATCGACACCAGGGCCGGCCGCCCCCGGCTGCTCGTCGGCGTCGACAGCTCGCACTTCGGGCCCAGCGTGGCCACCAGCGACGACCTCGGCGCGACCTGGCAGGAACCCGACGCCGCGCCGATCGCGTTCCCCGCCGACACCGGCGAGGCCCTGCGCCGGGTCTGGCAGCTCACCCCCGGCACCGAACCCGACGTCGTCTTCGCCGGCACCGAACCCTCGGCGCTGTTCAAGTCGGCCGACGGCGGCCGGTCGTTCGAGCTGGTCCGGGCCCTGTGGGACCACCCGCACCGCCCCCAGTGGGGCGCCGGCTTCGGCGGCCAGGCCATCCACACCGTGCTCCCGCACCCCACCGACCCGGCGTCGATGCTGGTCGCGATGTCCACCGGCGGGGTGTACCGCACCGGGGACGGCGGCGCGTCGTGGGCTCCGAGCAACACCGGCATCAAGGCGTACTTCCTGCCCGACCCGTGGCCAGAGTTCGGCCAGTGCGTGCACAAGGTGTCCCGGCACCCCGACCGGCCGGAACAGTTCTTCGCCCAGAACCACCACGGGGTGTACCGGTCCGACGACGCCGGCGCGACCTGGCAGTCCATCGCCGAGGGTCTGCCCAGCGACTTCGGCTTCGCGATGGTCAACCACCCGCACCGCCCCGGCGTGATCTACAACTTCCCGCTGGAGGCCGATGCGAAACGCTGGCCCGTCGGCTACCGGGCCCGGGTCTACCGCTCCGAGAACGAGGGCCAGACCTGGTCCGAACTCGGCGCTGGCCTGCCGGAGACCGCCCATTACGGCACGGTGCTGCGCGACGCGATGTGCTGCGACGACGCGCCCACGGCCGGGGTCTACTTCGGCACCCGCAACGGCGAGGTCTACGGCAGCGCCGACGAGGGCGACACCTGGGGCCTCGTCGCGTCGCACCTCCCCGACGTGCTCGTCGTCCGGGCCGCGTCGTGGGCGTGA
- a CDS encoding ABC transporter ATP-binding protein, translating to MSTVGLQKITKAFPDGTVAVDNVSLDVRDGEVMVLLGPSGCGKSTLLRIIAGLEDPTTGQLLLDGEPALDIPPRDRHVAMVFQDYALYPQLTVAGNIAFPLRLAGVSVEEQSERVADVAAALGIGELLNRKPSQLSGGQRQRVAMGRAIVRRPRLFLMDEPLSSLDSGLRAELRAEISSMVRDLGATTVYVTHDQAEALTVADRIAIMRRGVLQDVGTPAEVYGRPATMYVAALLGTPKINLLEAVVHVYDGSRVALRIGEQELNVPWDDLRARALAHYHGERIVVGLRAEALVAGGHELRGRVRYVEHHGHESLAYLDIGAFAVVIDDPTGPVTAPKLDRGFLARFRKRPDVQTVATTPEGRHTRRRAELAVRLGAAPDLQPGAPMGIGVHMDRVHFFDWAGARIDVGWR from the coding sequence AGATCACCAAAGCCTTTCCGGACGGCACCGTAGCTGTCGACAACGTGAGTCTCGATGTCCGGGACGGCGAGGTCATGGTGCTGCTCGGTCCGTCCGGGTGCGGCAAGTCCACCCTGTTGCGGATCATCGCCGGGCTGGAGGACCCCACCACGGGCCAACTCCTGCTCGACGGCGAGCCCGCGCTGGACATCCCGCCCAGGGACCGGCACGTGGCGATGGTCTTCCAGGACTACGCCCTGTACCCGCAGCTGACGGTCGCCGGCAACATCGCCTTCCCGCTCCGCCTCGCCGGGGTCTCCGTCGAGGAGCAGAGCGAACGGGTCGCAGACGTCGCCGCGGCCCTCGGCATCGGCGAGCTGCTCAACCGCAAGCCGAGCCAGCTGTCCGGCGGCCAGCGGCAGCGGGTCGCGATGGGCCGGGCCATCGTCCGGCGGCCCCGGCTCTTCCTGATGGACGAGCCGCTGTCCAGCCTCGACAGTGGACTCCGCGCCGAGCTGCGGGCCGAGATCTCCTCGATGGTCCGCGACCTCGGCGCGACGACGGTGTACGTCACCCACGACCAGGCCGAGGCCCTGACCGTCGCGGACCGGATCGCGATCATGCGGCGCGGGGTGCTCCAGGACGTCGGAACCCCGGCAGAGGTGTACGGCCGCCCCGCCACCATGTACGTCGCAGCCCTCCTCGGCACCCCGAAGATCAACCTGCTCGAGGCCGTCGTGCACGTGTACGACGGCAGCCGGGTCGCCCTCCGCATCGGCGAGCAGGAGCTCAACGTGCCATGGGACGACCTGCGCGCCCGGGCGCTCGCGCACTACCACGGCGAGCGGATCGTCGTCGGCCTGCGCGCCGAGGCCCTGGTCGCCGGCGGCCACGAACTACGCGGCCGGGTCCGCTACGTCGAGCACCACGGCCACGAGTCGCTGGCGTACCTGGACATCGGCGCCTTCGCCGTCGTCATCGACGACCCGACCGGTCCGGTCACCGCGCCGAAGCTGGACCGCGGATTCCTCGCCCGGTTCCGGAAGCGGCCCGACGTGCAGACGGTCGCCACGACGCCGGAGGGCCGGCACACCCGGCGGCGGGCCGAACTGGCCGTCCGGTTGGGGGCCGCGCCGGACCTGCAGCCGGGGGCGCCGATGGGGATCGGGGTGCACATGGACAGAGTGCACTTCTTCGACTGGGCCGGGGCCCGGATCGACGTGGGCTGGCGCTGA
- a CDS encoding MoaD/ThiS family protein, producing the protein MTILLPGVLRADAGGASRLAGEPGELRAVLDALGREFPLLERRVRDEQGAIRRYVNVYVNGEPAGLETPVPDGAEVQVLPSVAGG; encoded by the coding sequence GTGACCATCCTGCTCCCCGGGGTGCTGCGCGCCGACGCGGGCGGTGCCTCGCGGCTGGCGGGGGAGCCGGGGGAGCTGCGCGCGGTGCTCGACGCGCTCGGGCGGGAGTTTCCGCTGCTGGAGCGGCGGGTGCGCGATGAGCAGGGTGCGATCCGGCGGTATGTGAACGTGTATGTCAACGGGGAGCCGGCGGGGTTGGAGACGCCGGTGCCGGACGGGGCCGAGGTGCAGGTGCTGCCGTCCGTCGCGGGCGGCTGA
- a CDS encoding ABC transporter ATP-binding protein, which produces MIEFDGVSVTYPDAPGPTLCDVRLHVPEGELCLLAGRTGSGKSTLLKCVNGLVPHFTGGTLTGTVTVDGRDTRLHPPRELADLVGYVGQDPVSGFVTDNVEDELAYSMESLGLANPVMRKRVEETIDLLGLADLRHRPLAQLSGGQQQRVAIGAALTAHPRILVLDEPTSALDPGAAEEVLAALHRLVHDLGVTVLLAEHRLERVVQYADRVVLLPSGLAGTPGEVLAGSEVAPPVVRLGDVLGWESHPVSIRDARRLARGAALPAAGAANSPGPGSAQPLLTVRGAALRYGSTTALAGVDLAVARGERLAVMGRNGAGKSSLLWGIQGTGDLDAGTVTVDGEHPRALRAAHRRRLAGLVPQQPTDLLYLETVAAECAQADLESGARAGTCRAILDRLAPGLRDALHPRDASEGQRLSLVLAIALTASPALLLLDEPTRGLDHPGKAALAALLADLSARGHAVIVTTHDVEFVAEYATRVVVLADGEVVADGPTAEVVTASPVFAPQVSKILPGYLTVEAVARALGEVRP; this is translated from the coding sequence ATGATCGAATTCGACGGTGTGAGCGTGACCTACCCGGACGCGCCAGGGCCGACACTGTGCGACGTGCGGCTGCACGTGCCCGAGGGCGAGTTGTGCCTGCTCGCCGGGCGGACCGGTTCGGGAAAGTCCACGCTGCTCAAGTGCGTCAACGGCCTCGTCCCGCACTTCACCGGCGGCACGCTGACCGGCACCGTGACCGTCGACGGCCGCGACACCCGCCTGCACCCGCCGCGCGAACTCGCCGACCTCGTCGGCTACGTCGGCCAGGACCCGGTCAGCGGTTTCGTCACCGACAACGTCGAGGACGAACTCGCCTACTCGATGGAGTCCCTCGGCCTGGCCAACCCGGTGATGCGCAAGCGGGTCGAGGAGACCATCGACCTGCTCGGCCTCGCCGACCTGCGGCACCGGCCGCTCGCCCAGCTGTCCGGCGGGCAGCAGCAGCGGGTCGCGATCGGGGCCGCGCTGACCGCCCACCCGCGGATCCTGGTGCTCGACGAGCCGACGTCGGCCCTCGACCCGGGCGCCGCCGAGGAGGTACTCGCGGCGCTGCACCGCCTCGTGCACGACCTCGGCGTGACCGTCCTGCTGGCCGAGCACCGCCTGGAACGGGTCGTGCAGTACGCCGACCGGGTCGTGCTGCTGCCGTCCGGGCTGGCCGGGACGCCCGGGGAGGTGCTGGCCGGCTCGGAGGTCGCGCCGCCGGTGGTCCGGCTGGGCGATGTCCTCGGCTGGGAGTCGCATCCCGTGTCGATCCGCGACGCCCGCCGGCTGGCGCGCGGAGCGGCCCTGCCCGCCGCCGGTGCCGCCAACTCCCCGGGCCCCGGTTCCGCTCAACCGCTCCTCACCGTGCGCGGCGCGGCCCTGCGCTACGGCTCCACCACCGCCCTGGCCGGCGTCGACCTCGCCGTCGCCCGGGGCGAGCGCCTGGCCGTCATGGGCCGCAACGGCGCCGGCAAGTCCAGCCTGCTCTGGGGGATCCAGGGCACCGGCGACCTCGACGCCGGCACGGTCACCGTCGACGGCGAACACCCCCGCGCGCTCCGGGCCGCCCACCGCCGCCGCCTCGCAGGCCTGGTCCCCCAGCAGCCCACCGACCTGCTGTATCTGGAGACCGTCGCCGCCGAGTGCGCCCAGGCCGACCTCGAGTCCGGGGCCCGGGCCGGAACCTGCCGCGCCATCCTCGACCGGCTCGCCCCGGGCCTGCGCGACGCGCTGCACCCCCGGGACGCCTCGGAAGGTCAACGACTTTCCCTGGTACTGGCCATCGCCCTCACCGCCAGCCCCGCCCTGCTCCTCCTCGACGAGCCGACCCGGGGCCTCGACCATCCGGGCAAGGCGGCCCTCGCGGCCCTTCTGGCCGACCTGTCCGCGCGGGGGCACGCCGTCATCGTGACAACCCACGACGTGGAGTTCGTCGCCGAGTACGCCACCCGGGTCGTCGTCCTCGCCGACGGCGAGGTCGTGGCGGACGGGCCGACGGCGGAGGTCGTGACGGCGTCCCCGGTGTTCGCCCCCCAGGTGTCGAAGATCCTGCCGGGTTACCTGACGGTCGAGGCCGTGGCGCGGGCCCTCGGCGAGGTCCGGCCGTGA
- a CDS encoding thiol-disulfide oxidoreductase DCC family protein, whose amino-acid sequence MDRLTVLYDEHCSFCRLCRDWVVKQAHLVPLEFLAAGSAEARRRYPDIDPVATLRDVTVVADNGAVYCGPNAWVVILWALSEHRPMALKLAHPRSAPLARAAVAAAGQIRLAVRTNPDQYGSDCDDKQCG is encoded by the coding sequence ATGGACCGCCTCACCGTGCTCTACGACGAGCACTGCTCCTTCTGCCGACTGTGCCGGGACTGGGTCGTGAAGCAGGCCCATCTGGTACCCCTCGAATTCCTCGCCGCCGGGTCAGCCGAGGCCCGGCGGCGGTACCCCGACATCGACCCGGTCGCCACGTTGCGGGACGTCACGGTGGTCGCCGACAACGGGGCCGTGTACTGCGGCCCCAACGCCTGGGTCGTCATCCTCTGGGCGCTGTCGGAACACCGGCCCATGGCATTGAAGCTGGCCCACCCGCGATCCGCGCCCCTGGCCAGGGCCGCCGTCGCCGCGGCCGGCCAGATCAGGCTTGCGGTGCGGACGAATCCGGACCAGTACGGTAGTGACTGTGACGACAAGCAGTGTGGATAG
- a CDS encoding ECF transporter S component, giving the protein MTRPPGAAPDLPAPPVSGAPGRGGATRLVHLRTRSVLTITLASLFGLGAVGWPLFISPRSTLAHGVDAPWVFALMLPLILAVVLAEISEGGMDAKAVALLGVLSAAGAALRPFGAGTAGIETVFFLLVLGGRVFGPGFGFVLGSTTLFTSALLTAGVGPWLPYQMLGAAWFGLGAGLLPRLRGRLEPVLLAGYAAVASLGYGLVMNLSFWPFGTGSGLSSIAYVPGAPVGDNLVRLVGYMLATSLGWDVGRALTTSVLVLVTAPVMLRTLRRAARRATFPIR; this is encoded by the coding sequence GTGACCAGGCCACCGGGGGCCGCGCCGGATCTGCCGGCGCCACCGGTGTCCGGAGCCCCCGGCAGGGGCGGCGCCACCAGGCTCGTTCACCTACGGACCCGCTCCGTCCTCACCATCACCCTGGCCAGCCTCTTCGGCCTGGGTGCGGTCGGCTGGCCGCTGTTCATCAGCCCGCGCTCCACCCTCGCGCACGGCGTCGACGCCCCCTGGGTGTTCGCACTGATGCTGCCGCTGATCCTCGCGGTCGTCCTCGCCGAGATCAGCGAGGGCGGGATGGACGCGAAGGCCGTGGCCCTCCTCGGCGTGCTCTCCGCCGCCGGCGCGGCCCTGCGGCCCTTCGGTGCGGGCACCGCAGGGATCGAGACGGTGTTCTTCCTGCTCGTCCTGGGCGGCCGGGTGTTCGGGCCCGGCTTCGGCTTCGTGCTCGGCAGTACCACCCTGTTCACGTCCGCGCTGCTCACCGCGGGGGTCGGGCCGTGGCTGCCGTACCAGATGCTGGGTGCGGCCTGGTTCGGCCTCGGCGCGGGTCTCCTGCCCCGGCTGCGCGGCAGGCTCGAACCGGTCCTGCTCGCCGGCTACGCCGCGGTCGCCAGCCTCGGCTACGGCCTGGTGATGAACCTGTCGTTCTGGCCGTTCGGCACGGGCTCGGGCCTGAGCAGCATCGCGTACGTCCCGGGCGCCCCGGTCGGCGACAACCTGGTCCGCCTGGTCGGCTACATGCTGGCGACGTCCCTGGGCTGGGACGTGGGCCGCGCGCTCACCACGAGCGTCCTGGTCCTGGTCACGGCCCCGGTCATGCTCCGCACCCTGCGCCGCGCGGCCCGCCGCGCCACCTTCCCCATCCGCTGA
- a CDS encoding CbiQ family ECF transporter T component, translated as MPPRLHPGAWWVWALALGTAASRTTNPWLGGLALAVAGYVVAARRSAEPWADSYKVFLRFGLVAIAFRLGFHALLGGYGGTHVLVTLPRIPLPDWAHGIRLGGPVTAEGLVASFYDGLRLAVLLGCIGAANALANPKRLLRSLPAALYEVSVAVVVGLTVAPQLVASVRQVRRARALRGDTKRRARAILVPVVTDALDRALALAAAMDSRGYGRRGPAHRLTGALVLVGLLGACLGLYALLDGRSPVLVSGPILALGLALAVGGLVLGGRRVTRSRYRPDRWGWRECAVVLSGLLAVAGVYLFPADLTPAVVPLAVPGLPALPALGVLCALAPAWIRSTR; from the coding sequence GTGCCGCCTAGGCTGCACCCGGGCGCGTGGTGGGTGTGGGCGCTGGCCCTCGGTACCGCCGCGAGCCGGACCACGAACCCGTGGCTGGGGGGCCTCGCCCTGGCGGTCGCGGGGTACGTGGTCGCCGCCCGGCGCTCGGCCGAGCCGTGGGCCGACTCGTACAAGGTGTTCCTCCGGTTCGGGCTGGTCGCGATCGCCTTCCGGCTCGGGTTCCACGCCCTCCTCGGCGGGTACGGCGGCACGCACGTCCTCGTCACCCTGCCCCGGATCCCGCTGCCCGACTGGGCGCACGGCATCCGCCTGGGCGGCCCGGTGACCGCCGAGGGCCTCGTCGCGTCGTTCTACGACGGGCTCCGGCTCGCCGTGCTCCTCGGCTGCATCGGGGCCGCGAATGCGCTGGCCAACCCGAAACGCCTGCTCCGCAGCCTGCCGGCCGCACTGTACGAGGTGAGCGTCGCCGTGGTCGTCGGCCTGACGGTCGCCCCGCAACTGGTCGCCAGCGTCCGGCAGGTCAGGCGGGCCCGGGCGCTGCGCGGGGACACGAAGCGCCGGGCGCGCGCGATCCTGGTCCCCGTCGTCACCGACGCCCTCGACCGGGCGCTGGCCCTGGCCGCGGCGATGGATTCCCGGGGCTACGGCCGGCGCGGCCCGGCACACCGGTTGACCGGCGCGTTGGTGCTGGTCGGTCTGCTCGGCGCGTGCCTCGGCCTGTACGCGCTCCTCGACGGCCGCAGCCCGGTCCTGGTCAGCGGCCCGATCCTGGCCCTCGGGCTGGCCCTCGCGGTCGGCGGGCTGGTGCTGGGCGGCCGACGGGTGACCCGCAGCCGGTACCGGCCGGACCGGTGGGGGTGGCGCGAGTGTGCCGTCGTCCTCAGTGGACTCCTGGCCGTGGCGGGTGTCTACCTCTTCCCCGCGGACCTCACCCCCGCCGTCGTGCCGCTGGCCGTGCCGGGGCTGCCGGCGTTACCCGCGCTCGGGGTGCTGTGCGCCCTGGCGCCCGCGTGGATCCGGAGTACCCGATGA
- a CDS encoding DUF4097 family beta strand repeat-containing protein, which translates to MTKLRNVAVGVIALLSVGALAACGLDDLTENREENAYEVTDAVTKLDIQAQAGAVTVRAGTGPIKVKEILRYNGSKPKATHVVADGTLRLVDGGCSGIRNCGVEYEVTVPATLGVTVKTSAGAVDASGLSGEVSLETNAGSVEALTMGTKKLRIRSDAGRIRAEFTVVPDDVDVQTSAGSVAVVVPSGSTYAVDAKTSAGSRDITVQTDPASGHKIRAETSAGKIEVRNG; encoded by the coding sequence ATGACGAAGCTCAGGAACGTGGCCGTGGGCGTGATCGCCCTGCTCAGTGTCGGCGCACTGGCCGCATGCGGGCTGGACGACTTGACCGAGAACCGCGAGGAGAACGCGTACGAGGTGACCGACGCCGTCACCAAGCTGGACATCCAGGCCCAGGCCGGCGCGGTCACGGTCCGGGCCGGCACCGGTCCGATCAAGGTCAAGGAGATCCTCCGGTACAACGGCTCGAAGCCCAAGGCCACCCACGTCGTCGCCGACGGCACGCTCCGGCTCGTCGACGGCGGCTGCTCCGGCATCCGCAACTGCGGGGTGGAGTACGAGGTGACGGTACCCGCCACCCTGGGCGTGACGGTCAAGACCAGCGCCGGCGCGGTGGACGCCTCCGGGCTGAGCGGCGAGGTGAGCCTGGAGACGAACGCCGGCAGCGTCGAGGCGCTGACCATGGGCACCAAGAAGCTGAGGATCCGCAGCGACGCCGGCCGGATCCGCGCGGAGTTCACGGTCGTGCCCGACGACGTGGACGTGCAGACCAGCGCCGGCTCGGTGGCGGTGGTGGTGCCGTCCGGCTCGACGTACGCGGTGGACGCGAAGACCAGCGCCGGCAGCCGGGACATCACGGTGCAGACGGATCCCGCGTCCGGGCACAAGATCCGGGCGGAGACGAGCGCCGGGAAGATCGAGGTCCGTAACGGGTGA
- a CDS encoding copper resistance CopC family protein, whose protein sequence is MKRALVVVALAFTGLLATAAPAAAHSTLEGSSPTDGAIVKQQITEVSLRFNEGVDGRFSTVVVNGPGNVSYSVGDLSVTDNTVSQPVHPLKSGDYKVAWRVVSADGHPVTGAFGFTAAIPGDQEPSEGPKPGKKSTESDFAAPAWLWWAAGGGALLAVLALGLVLGKKRGKVSA, encoded by the coding sequence ATGAAGCGTGCGCTGGTTGTCGTCGCACTAGCGTTCACGGGGTTGCTGGCCACCGCGGCTCCGGCCGCCGCGCACAGCACGTTGGAGGGCAGTTCGCCCACCGACGGAGCGATCGTCAAGCAGCAGATCACCGAGGTCAGCCTGCGGTTCAACGAGGGGGTCGACGGCCGGTTCAGCACCGTGGTCGTCAACGGTCCGGGCAACGTGTCCTACAGCGTCGGGGACCTCAGCGTCACCGACAACACCGTGTCCCAGCCGGTGCACCCGCTGAAGTCCGGCGACTACAAGGTCGCGTGGCGGGTCGTGTCCGCCGACGGGCACCCGGTCACGGGCGCGTTCGGCTTCACCGCGGCGATCCCGGGCGACCAGGAGCCCAGCGAGGGCCCGAAGCCGGGGAAGAAGTCCACGGAGTCCGACTTCGCGGCGCCCGCCTGGCTCTGGTGGGCCGCCGGGGGTGGCGCACTTCTCGCAGTCCTGGCCCTGGGTCTGGTCCTCGGGAAGAAGAGGGGCAAAGTAAGCGCGTGA
- a CDS encoding bifunctional copper resistance protein CopD/cytochrome c oxidase assembly protein produces MRSIGFVGAFGAVAVLVLLWVLNLGGALGSPVPGLPDPGDLVTYGLPVTRVLLDVLGAVTVGYAVAAAFLTPGKGPTVGPEGYPLLRRAGWLALAWAVAAVLLSVLTVANLLGRPADELSATMLWSFWTTVVMGKAYLLQVVLALVLFVGCRVVLSRTGAALLAVLALVTALPPAFTGHAAGAGNHQVAVTSMALHVGGAVLWLGGLAALLAVRRTPALLVAAGRYSRMALGCFVLVVFSGVANAAVRLGSWAEVFGSSYGRLVLAKVAGLVLLGACGVAHRTHVLRRLADRPGLFRRLAAGELLLMAAVFGLAVGLSRTPTPVPTNPADPDRVTDLLGFPMPPAPDLGSMFGGFLPDLFFLTLVLAGIGFYLAGVWRLHRNGVRWPLGRTLSWVGGLLLLGAITNLGLARYAYVLFSAHMMQHMILSMLIPILLVLGAPLTLALRALRPVGPAGTATDPRSAGDRGPREWLMLALHSRVLKFFTHPVVALIIFVVSLYALYFSSLFATLMESHLGHLAMLTHFILAGYLFFWVIIGIDPGRRQVSHPVLILIHFGGMVFHAFFGVILMQAQSLIADDWFSLVRPPWMTDPLADQYLGAGITWSFGEIPSAIVFVILVIQWIRADEREQRRLDRAADRSAAGGEDDEWVRYNEYLKSLPKS; encoded by the coding sequence TTGCGCAGTATCGGCTTCGTCGGCGCTTTCGGCGCCGTCGCGGTCCTGGTTCTTCTCTGGGTGCTGAACCTGGGCGGCGCCCTGGGCTCCCCCGTCCCCGGCCTGCCGGATCCCGGTGACCTGGTGACCTACGGGTTGCCGGTGACCCGGGTGCTCCTCGACGTCCTCGGCGCGGTCACCGTCGGGTACGCGGTCGCCGCGGCGTTCCTCACCCCTGGCAAGGGGCCCACGGTCGGACCCGAGGGTTATCCGCTGCTCCGCCGGGCCGGCTGGCTGGCCCTGGCCTGGGCGGTCGCCGCCGTGCTGCTCAGCGTGCTCACCGTCGCCAACCTGCTCGGCCGGCCCGCCGACGAGCTCAGCGCGACGATGCTGTGGAGCTTCTGGACCACGGTGGTGATGGGCAAGGCGTACCTGTTGCAGGTCGTGCTCGCGCTCGTGCTGTTCGTCGGCTGCCGGGTGGTGCTGTCCCGGACCGGTGCGGCGCTGCTCGCGGTCCTCGCGCTGGTCACGGCGCTGCCGCCGGCGTTCACCGGGCACGCGGCCGGGGCCGGCAACCACCAGGTCGCCGTCACCAGCATGGCGCTGCACGTCGGCGGGGCCGTGCTGTGGCTGGGCGGGCTCGCGGCGCTGCTCGCGGTGCGGCGGACGCCGGCGCTGCTGGTGGCCGCCGGCCGGTACAGTCGGATGGCTCTTGGGTGTTTTGTTCTGGTTGTCTTCTCCGGGGTCGCGAACGCCGCAGTCCGGCTCGGCAGCTGGGCAGAGGTGTTCGGCAGCTCCTACGGCCGCCTGGTGCTCGCCAAGGTCGCCGGGCTGGTGCTCCTCGGGGCCTGCGGCGTCGCGCACCGCACCCACGTCCTGCGCCGGCTGGCCGACCGGCCGGGCCTGTTCCGTCGACTGGCGGCGGGCGAGCTGCTGCTGATGGCCGCGGTCTTCGGCCTGGCGGTCGGCCTGTCGCGCACGCCCACCCCGGTGCCCACCAACCCGGCGGACCCCGACCGGGTCACCGACCTGCTCGGCTTCCCGATGCCGCCGGCCCCGGACCTGGGGTCGATGTTCGGCGGGTTCCTGCCGGACCTGTTCTTCCTGACCCTGGTGCTCGCCGGGATCGGCTTCTACCTCGCCGGCGTGTGGCGGCTGCACCGCAACGGGGTCCGCTGGCCGCTCGGCCGCACCCTGTCCTGGGTCGGCGGCCTGCTCCTCCTCGGCGCGATCACCAACCTCGGCCTGGCCAGGTACGCGTACGTGCTGTTCAGCGCGCACATGATGCAGCACATGATCCTGTCGATGCTGATCCCGATCCTGTTGGTGCTCGGCGCGCCCCTGACCCTCGCGCTCCGCGCGCTGCGCCCGGTCGGGCCGGCCGGCACCGCGACGGACCCGCGCTCGGCCGGCGACCGGGGCCCGCGCGAGTGGCTGATGCTGGCCCTGCACAGCCGGGTGCTGAAGTTCTTCACCCACCCCGTCGTAGCCCTGATCATCTTCGTGGTCAGCCTGTACGCGCTGTACTTCAGCTCGCTGTTCGCCACCCTGATGGAGAGCCACCTCGGTCACCTGGCGATGCTGACCCACTTCATCCTCGCCGGGTACCTCTTCTTCTGGGTGATCATCGGGATCGACCCCGGCCGGCGGCAGGTCTCGCACCCCGTGCTGATCCTGATCCACTTCGGCGGGATGGTGTTCCACGCGTTCTTCGGCGTCATCCTGATGCAGGCCCAGTCGCTGATCGCCGACGACTGGTTCAGCCTGGTCCGGCCGCCGTGGATGACGGACCCGCTGGCCGACCAGTACCTCGGGGCCGGCATCACGTGGAGCTTCGGCGAGATCCCCAGCGCGATCGTGTTCGTCATTCTCGTCATCCAGTGGATCCGGGCCGACGAGCGCGAACAGCGCCGCCTCGACCGGGCGGCGGACCGCTCCGCCGCGGGCGGGGAGGATGACGAATGGGTGCGGTACAACGAGTACCTGAAGTCACTGCCGAAAAGTTGA